A portion of the Pseudomonas sp. GR 6-02 genome contains these proteins:
- a CDS encoding OprD family porin: MVNNTKMSIAALAVVVGSGPSMVLAEEKPEGFIEGSSLTALNRNLYFNRDHRDGQSSPTGNGYSEAWAHAVISKFESGFTQGTVGFGVDAFAMIGLKLDTGDGRNGGRSSFDVLPVDSDGQARDEYTKVGGAAKVRAFDTVVKVGDVFPANPVVAAGDSRLLPESFRGVTATNTSIEGLSVQGGRLHAMSQPVSSDMRENFATFYAGPVNSPWVGYLGGDYALNKNLSFSLYSSRLKDAWNQYYAGTAWTYPLSDDLSLFGGLNYYKAVDEGKQLLGEFDNNIWSGRVGVKLGAHSVALSHQRNNGNDDFDYLRQSDSIFLDNSIQYSDFNSPKERSWMVRYDLDMSSYGVSGLSFMTRYARGTDADYSNANAVYMRRDADGNPLTDQKRWERDIEVKYVVQSGSLKDMSLRLRQATTRATAFESDLDEVRVIVEYPLAIL, from the coding sequence ATGGTTAACAATACAAAAATGTCGATAGCCGCTTTAGCGGTGGTTGTCGGCTCCGGGCCGTCCATGGTGTTGGCGGAAGAAAAACCCGAGGGGTTTATCGAGGGCAGCAGCCTGACGGCGCTCAACCGCAACTTATACTTCAATCGTGATCACCGTGACGGCCAGTCGAGTCCCACCGGCAATGGCTATTCCGAGGCCTGGGCTCACGCGGTCATCAGCAAGTTCGAATCCGGCTTTACCCAAGGCACCGTTGGATTCGGGGTCGATGCGTTTGCGATGATCGGCTTGAAACTCGATACCGGTGACGGGCGCAACGGTGGCCGTAGTTCTTTCGACGTGTTGCCGGTCGACAGCGATGGTCAGGCGCGGGATGAATACACCAAGGTCGGTGGCGCCGCCAAAGTGCGCGCCTTCGATACGGTGGTGAAGGTCGGCGATGTGTTCCCCGCCAACCCGGTGGTTGCGGCGGGTGACTCCCGACTGTTGCCGGAAAGCTTCCGGGGTGTCACGGCCACCAACACCAGCATCGAAGGTCTGTCGGTACAGGGCGGTCGCCTGCATGCGATGAGCCAGCCGGTGTCCAGCGACATGCGCGAGAACTTCGCGACCTTCTACGCCGGTCCAGTCAATTCGCCGTGGGTCGGCTATCTCGGTGGCGACTATGCACTGAACAAAAACCTCAGTTTCAGCCTGTATTCCAGTCGCCTCAAGGATGCCTGGAATCAGTATTACGCCGGCACCGCATGGACTTATCCGCTGTCGGATGACCTGTCGCTATTCGGTGGCTTGAACTATTACAAGGCGGTCGACGAAGGCAAACAACTGCTCGGCGAGTTCGACAACAACATCTGGAGCGGCCGTGTCGGGGTGAAACTCGGCGCCCACTCCGTTGCCTTGTCGCACCAGCGCAACAACGGCAACGACGACTTCGATTACCTGCGCCAGTCCGACTCGATCTTCCTCGACAACTCCATCCAGTACAGCGACTTCAACTCGCCCAAGGAACGTTCGTGGATGGTGCGTTACGACCTCGACATGAGCAGCTATGGCGTGTCGGGTTTGTCGTTCATGACTCGTTACGCCCGCGGCACCGACGCCGATTACTCCAACGCCAACGCCGTGTACATGCGCCGCGATGCCGACGGCAACCCACTGACTGACCAGAAGCGCTGGGAGCGCGACATCGAAGTCAAATACGTGGTGCAGAGCGGCTCGTTGAAAGACATGTCTCTGCGTCTGCGCCAGGCCACCACCCGCGCCACGGCGTTTGAGTCGGATCTGGATGAAGTGCGGGTGATTGTCGAGTATCCGCTGGCGATTCTCTGA
- a CDS encoding helix-turn-helix domain-containing protein, giving the protein MKRDIFSELMEGLEALADERQGKVTLRTHKVKLPKLVPITAEEVVAIRQQLNLSRSVFAMYLRTNTRTLENWEQGRATPNAQATTLIRLVERFPQTIEQLAALT; this is encoded by the coding sequence ATGAAACGTGACATTTTTTCCGAACTGATGGAAGGCCTCGAAGCCTTGGCCGACGAGCGCCAAGGCAAGGTCACGCTGCGGACCCACAAGGTCAAGCTGCCGAAACTGGTACCCATCACTGCCGAGGAAGTGGTAGCCATCCGTCAACAGCTCAATCTTTCCCGGTCGGTGTTCGCCATGTATCTGCGCACCAACACCCGAACCCTCGAAAACTGGGAACAAGGACGGGCAACACCAAATGCCCAAGCCACGACACTGATCCGCTTGGTTGAACGCTTTCCGCAAACAATCGAACAACTCGCAGCGCTGACCTGA
- a CDS encoding type II toxin-antitoxin system Phd/YefM family antitoxin, giving the protein MNRDIVVPLAEAKNNLPKLVDDAAAGQIITIAKHGRALARLVPVGKPRGQRIGAMKGKLVLPEDFDTSLPDDMLDAFEGAQE; this is encoded by the coding sequence ATGAACCGTGACATTGTCGTTCCGTTGGCCGAAGCAAAAAACAATCTGCCCAAACTCGTCGATGATGCAGCAGCCGGACAGATCATCACAATTGCCAAACATGGTCGGGCTCTTGCGCGTCTGGTTCCTGTAGGCAAACCCAGAGGTCAGCGGATCGGAGCGATGAAAGGCAAACTGGTGCTTCCGGAAGACTTTGACACCTCACTGCCTGACGACATGCTCGATGCTTTTGAAGGCGCTCAAGAATGA
- the nuoN gene encoding NADH-quinone oxidoreductase subunit NuoN gives MEFTTQHFIALAPLLITSATIIVVMLAIAWRRNHSQTFLLSVAGLNLALLSILPALKVAPLAVTPLLQIDTFACLYMALILVATLACVTLAHAYLGDGGTGYPGNREELYLLILMSAAGGLVLVSAQHLAGLFVGLELLSVPVYGLVAYAFFNKRSLEAGIKYMVLSAAGSAFLLFGMALLYAEAGSLSFNGIGQALAATGLPSPIAQLGLGMMLIGLAFKLSLVPFHLWTPDVYEGAPAPVAAFLATASKVAVFAVMVRLFQISPAASSGVLSNVLTVIAIASILFGNLLALTQSNLKRLLGYSSIAHFGYLLIALVASKGLAVEAIGVYLVTYVITSLGAFGVITLMSSPYSGRDADALYEYRGLFWRRPYLTAVLTVMMLSLAGIPLTAGFIGKFYIIATGVESHQWWLVGSLVLGSAIGVFYYLRVMVTLYLMEPNLRRHDAQLHWEQRAGGVMLLAIAVLAFFLGLYPQPLLNLVQQSGLAG, from the coding sequence ATGGAATTCACGACTCAACACTTTATCGCGCTTGCGCCGTTGTTGATCACCAGCGCCACGATCATCGTGGTGATGCTGGCTATCGCGTGGCGCCGCAACCACTCGCAAACCTTCCTGCTGTCGGTGGCAGGTCTTAACCTGGCCTTGCTGTCGATCCTGCCAGCCCTGAAAGTCGCGCCATTGGCCGTGACCCCGTTGCTGCAGATCGACACCTTCGCTTGCCTGTACATGGCGCTGATCCTGGTCGCCACCCTCGCCTGTGTGACCCTCGCCCACGCCTACCTGGGCGATGGCGGTACGGGCTACCCGGGCAACCGTGAAGAACTTTACCTGCTGATCCTGATGTCCGCCGCCGGTGGCCTGGTGTTGGTCAGCGCGCAGCACCTGGCCGGTTTGTTCGTCGGTCTGGAACTGCTCTCGGTACCGGTCTACGGTCTGGTGGCTTACGCCTTCTTCAACAAGCGTTCGCTGGAAGCCGGCATCAAGTACATGGTGCTGTCGGCCGCCGGTTCCGCGTTCCTGTTGTTCGGCATGGCCCTGCTCTACGCCGAAGCCGGCAGCCTGAGCTTCAACGGCATCGGTCAGGCCCTGGCGGCCACCGGCCTGCCTAGCCCGATCGCGCAACTGGGCCTGGGCATGATGCTGATCGGCCTGGCGTTCAAACTGTCGCTGGTACCGTTCCACCTCTGGACCCCGGACGTTTACGAAGGGGCTCCGGCACCGGTGGCAGCGTTCCTGGCCACGGCCTCCAAAGTGGCTGTGTTCGCGGTGATGGTGCGTCTGTTCCAGATCTCGCCAGCGGCGAGCAGTGGCGTGCTGAGCAACGTGCTGACCGTCATCGCCATCGCGTCGATCCTGTTCGGTAACCTGCTGGCACTGACCCAGAGCAACCTCAAGCGTCTGCTGGGTTACTCGTCCATCGCACACTTCGGTTACCTGCTGATCGCCCTGGTGGCGAGCAAGGGCCTGGCCGTGGAAGCCATCGGCGTGTACCTGGTCACCTACGTGATCACCAGCCTCGGCGCGTTCGGTGTGATCACCCTGATGTCCTCGCCGTACAGCGGCCGTGACGCGGATGCCCTGTACGAATACCGTGGCCTGTTCTGGCGCCGTCCGTACCTGACCGCCGTCCTGACCGTGATGATGCTGTCCCTGGCTGGTATCCCGCTGACCGCGGGCTTCATCGGCAAGTTCTACATCATCGCCACCGGCGTCGAGTCGCACCAATGGTGGCTGGTCGGCTCCCTGGTACTGGGCAGCGCCATCGGCGTCTTCTACTACCTGCGTGTGATGGTCACCCTGTACCTGATGGAACCGAACCTGCGTCGCCACGATGCGCAACTGCACTGGGAACAACGTGCAGGCGGCGTGATGCTGCTGGCGATCGCCGTACTGGCGTTCTTCCTCGGCCTGTACCCACAACCGCTGCTGAACCTGGTTCAACAGTCGGGGTTGGCGGGTTGA
- a CDS encoding heavy metal response regulator transcription factor yields the protein MRILVVEDELKAAEYLHQGLTESGYIVDHAATGADGLHLAQQQAYDLVILDVNLPELDGWGVLEQLRRTHSTRVMMLTARGRLADKIRGLDLGADDYLVKPFEFPELLARVRTLMRRSENIPVPQVLKVADLELDPGRHRAFRGEQRIDLTTKEFALLHLLMRQSGEVLTRTQIISLVWDMNFDCDTNVVEVSIRRLRAKIDDPFDSKLIHTLRGVGYVLEARE from the coding sequence ATGCGAATCCTTGTCGTCGAGGACGAGCTTAAAGCTGCCGAATACTTGCATCAGGGACTGACGGAAAGTGGTTATATCGTTGACCACGCGGCCACTGGCGCCGACGGACTGCATCTGGCGCAACAGCAGGCATACGACCTGGTGATCCTGGATGTGAACCTGCCGGAACTCGATGGCTGGGGCGTGCTGGAGCAATTGCGTCGCACCCACTCCACCCGGGTGATGATGCTCACCGCCCGCGGGCGTCTGGCCGACAAGATTCGTGGTCTGGATCTGGGTGCCGACGATTATCTGGTCAAGCCATTCGAGTTTCCGGAATTGCTGGCGCGGGTGCGCACGCTGATGCGCCGCAGCGAAAACATCCCGGTGCCGCAGGTGCTCAAAGTCGCCGATCTGGAACTTGATCCGGGCCGTCACCGCGCCTTTCGCGGCGAGCAGCGCATCGACCTGACCACCAAGGAGTTCGCCCTGCTGCATCTGCTGATGCGCCAGTCCGGGGAAGTACTGACCCGCACCCAGATCATTTCGCTGGTGTGGGACATGAATTTCGACTGCGACACCAACGTGGTCGAAGTGTCGATCCGGCGTTTGCGGGCGAAGATCGACGACCCGTTCGACAGCAAACTGATCCACACCCTGCGCGGTGTCGGCTATGTCCTGGAGGCGCGGGAATGA
- a CDS encoding CusA/CzcA family heavy metal efflux RND transporter, translating to MFERLIQFAIEQRIIVLLAVLLMAGLGVASYQKLPIDAVPDITNVQVQINTGAAGFSPLETEQRITFPIETAMAGLPALEQTRSLSRSGLSQVTVIFKDGTDLFFARQLVNERLQIAREQLPEGAEALMGPISTGLGEIFLWTVEAQDGALKDDGTAYTPTDLRVIQDWIIKPQLRNVPGVAEINTIGGFAKEYQIAPDPKRLAAYKLTLTDLVTALERNNANVGAGYIERSGEQLLIRAPGQVASTDDIANIVMANVDGTPIRIKNVATVDIGRELRTGAATENGREVVLGTVFMLIGENSRTVSQAVATRLEQINRSLPKGVIAVPVYDRTHLVDKAIATVKKNLVEGAILVIAILFLFLGNIRAALITAMVIPLSMLFTFTGMFTNKVSANLMSLGALDFGIIVDGAVVIVENTLRRLAHAQQHHGRLLSRSERFHEVFAAAKEARRPLIFGQLIIMVVYLPIFALSGVEGKMFHPMAFTVVIALLGAMLLSVTFVPAAIALFVTGKVKEEEGVVMRGARRVYAPALAWVMSHRAMAVGAALAVIVLSGVLTSRMGSEFVPSLSEGDFALQALRVPGTSLTQSVDMQQRLETLILNKVPEVERVFARTGTAEIASDPMPPNISDSYVMLKPKVQWPDPGKSRETLMAELQQAAATLPGSNYELSQPIQLRFNELISGVRSDVAVKVFGDDMDVLNATAAKIAAAMQKVNGASEVKVEQTTGLPVLTINIDRDKAARYGLNVGDVQDTIAVAVGGRQAGTLYEGDRRFDMVVRLSDAMRKDIEGLSALLIPVPAPLNGAADRIGFIALKDVASLDLVLGPNQVSRENGKRLVIVSANVRGRDIGSFVKEAGEVIERDVQVPAGYWTGWGGQFEQLQSAAKRLQIVVPVALLLVFGLLFMMFNNLKDGLLVFTGIPFALTGGVMALWLRDIPLSISAGVGFIALSGVAVLNGLVMIAFIRNLREEGRSLADAINEGALTRLRPVLMTALVASLGFIPMALATGTGAEVQRPLATVVIGGILSSTILTLLILPALYQLAHRGEEERSPTS from the coding sequence ATGTTCGAACGCCTGATCCAGTTTGCCATCGAGCAGCGCATCATCGTGCTGCTCGCCGTTCTCCTCATGGCCGGCCTCGGCGTCGCCAGTTACCAAAAACTGCCGATCGACGCCGTGCCGGACATCACCAACGTCCAGGTGCAAATCAACACCGGCGCGGCCGGGTTCTCGCCGCTGGAAACCGAGCAGCGCATCACCTTCCCGATTGAAACCGCCATGGCCGGTTTGCCGGCGCTGGAGCAGACCCGTTCGCTGTCGCGTTCGGGGCTGTCGCAGGTCACGGTGATCTTCAAGGACGGCACCGATCTGTTCTTTGCCCGGCAATTGGTCAACGAGCGCTTGCAGATCGCCAGGGAGCAATTGCCCGAGGGCGCGGAAGCGCTGATGGGGCCGATTTCCACCGGGCTCGGGGAGATTTTCCTGTGGACGGTGGAGGCGCAGGACGGTGCGCTGAAGGACGACGGCACCGCCTACACGCCAACCGATTTGCGGGTGATTCAGGACTGGATCATCAAGCCGCAATTGCGCAACGTGCCTGGTGTGGCCGAGATCAACACCATCGGCGGATTCGCCAAGGAATACCAGATCGCCCCCGACCCGAAACGGCTGGCGGCTTACAAACTGACCCTCACCGATCTGGTCACGGCGCTGGAGCGCAACAACGCCAACGTCGGCGCCGGTTACATCGAGCGCAGCGGCGAGCAGCTGCTGATTCGTGCGCCCGGCCAGGTGGCAAGCACCGACGACATCGCCAATATCGTGATGGCCAATGTCGACGGGACGCCGATCCGGATCAAGAACGTCGCGACCGTGGACATCGGCCGCGAACTGCGTACCGGTGCCGCCACCGAAAACGGTCGCGAAGTGGTGCTGGGCACGGTGTTCATGCTGATCGGCGAAAACAGCCGGACGGTCTCCCAGGCAGTGGCGACCAGGCTTGAGCAGATCAATCGTTCCCTGCCCAAAGGCGTGATCGCGGTGCCGGTGTATGACCGCACGCACCTGGTGGACAAGGCCATCGCCACGGTGAAAAAGAACCTGGTGGAAGGGGCGATTCTGGTCATCGCGATTCTGTTCCTGTTCCTGGGCAACATCCGCGCGGCGTTGATCACCGCGATGGTCATTCCGCTGTCGATGCTGTTCACCTTCACCGGCATGTTCACCAACAAAGTCAGCGCCAACTTGATGAGCCTCGGCGCCCTCGACTTCGGCATCATCGTCGACGGCGCGGTGGTGATCGTCGAAAACACCCTGCGACGGCTGGCCCATGCGCAGCAGCATCACGGGCGTTTACTGAGCCGTTCCGAGCGTTTCCATGAAGTATTCGCAGCGGCCAAAGAAGCGCGGCGGCCGCTGATTTTTGGCCAGTTGATCATCATGGTCGTGTACCTGCCGATCTTCGCCCTGAGCGGTGTCGAAGGGAAAATGTTCCACCCGATGGCCTTCACCGTGGTCATCGCGCTGTTGGGCGCCATGCTGTTGTCGGTGACCTTTGTGCCGGCGGCCATCGCGTTGTTTGTCACCGGCAAGGTCAAGGAAGAAGAGGGCGTGGTCATGCGCGGCGCGCGTCGCGTTTATGCGCCGGCGCTGGCGTGGGTGATGTCCCATCGCGCCATGGCGGTGGGGGCGGCGCTGGCTGTGATTGTGCTCAGCGGCGTGCTTACCAGCCGCATGGGCAGCGAGTTTGTGCCGAGCCTCAGTGAGGGCGATTTTGCCCTGCAAGCCTTGCGCGTGCCGGGCACCAGCCTCACACAATCGGTGGACATGCAGCAGCGTCTGGAGACCTTGATCCTCAACAAGGTGCCCGAAGTCGAGCGTGTGTTCGCCCGTACCGGCACCGCCGAAATCGCCTCCGACCCGATGCCGCCGAACATCTCCGACAGCTACGTGATGCTCAAACCGAAGGTGCAGTGGCCGGATCCGGGCAAGTCCCGCGAAACGCTGATGGCCGAACTGCAACAAGCCGCCGCGACGCTGCCGGGCAGCAACTATGAACTGTCGCAGCCGATCCAGTTGCGCTTCAACGAACTGATCTCCGGCGTGCGCAGCGATGTGGCGGTCAAGGTGTTCGGGGATGACATGGACGTGCTCAACGCTACGGCGGCGAAGATCGCCGCCGCCATGCAGAAGGTCAACGGCGCGTCCGAGGTCAAGGTCGAGCAAACCACCGGCCTGCCGGTGCTGACCATCAACATCGATCGCGACAAGGCGGCGCGGTACGGGCTCAACGTCGGTGACGTGCAAGACACCATTGCGGTGGCAGTCGGCGGGCGTCAGGCCGGGACATTGTATGAAGGCGATCGGCGTTTCGACATGGTGGTGCGCCTGTCCGATGCCATGCGCAAGGACATCGAAGGTTTGTCGGCACTGTTGATTCCGGTGCCGGCGCCCCTGAATGGCGCGGCCGATCGGATTGGCTTCATCGCCCTCAAGGACGTCGCCAGCCTTGATCTGGTGCTCGGGCCGAATCAGGTCAGCCGCGAGAACGGCAAGCGGCTGGTGATCGTCAGCGCCAACGTGCGTGGGCGCGATATTGGCTCCTTCGTTAAAGAGGCCGGTGAGGTGATTGAGCGCGATGTGCAGGTTCCGGCGGGTTACTGGACCGGCTGGGGCGGGCAGTTCGAGCAGTTGCAGTCGGCGGCCAAACGCTTGCAGATCGTGGTGCCGGTGGCCTTGCTGTTGGTGTTCGGCTTGCTGTTCATGATGTTCAACAACCTCAAGGACGGCTTGCTGGTGTTCACCGGGATTCCGTTTGCGTTGACCGGGGGCGTCATGGCGCTGTGGCTGCGGGACATTCCGCTGTCGATCTCGGCGGGCGTTGGTTTCATTGCGCTGTCGGGGGTGGCGGTGCTCAACGGTCTGGTGATGATCGCGTTTATCCGCAATTTGCGGGAGGAGGGGCGTTCGCTCGCTGATGCAATCAATGAGGGTGCGCTCACGCGTCTGCGCCCGGTGTTGATGACGGCGCTGGTCGCGTCCCTGGGCTTCATTCCCATGGCTTTGGCGACCGGCACGGGTGCCGAGGTGCAGCGACCGTTGGCGACGGTGGTGATCGGCGGGATTCTGTCTTCGACCATCCTGACGCTGCTGATTTTGCCGGCGCTGTATCAGCTCGCGCACCGAGGTGAAGAGGAGAGAAGTCCCACCTCATAA
- a CDS encoding co-regulatory protein PtrA N-terminal domain-containing protein: MKLVQLSAFAAALVMSSVVLAEGGGDRVFEKMMAANDRSVEAFVAKEQARNPVVVNEKKDGKTKDL, translated from the coding sequence ATGAAACTTGTACAACTGAGTGCGTTTGCAGCGGCGTTGGTGATGTCTTCTGTTGTTTTGGCTGAAGGTGGCGGCGACAGAGTCTTTGAGAAAATGATGGCGGCCAATGACCGTTCGGTGGAGGCGTTTGTCGCCAAGGAACAGGCGCGTAACCCCGTCGTCGTGAATGAGAAGAAGGACGGCAAGACCAAAGACTTGTAA
- a CDS encoding TolC family protein, translated as MPGLKERTARARLKKTARTVTASVVWLAGTGLVHASTLTLDQALQTAFAGNPDLAAAQWEIGIAEGERKQAGLIPNPEVSWEAEDTRRDSRTTTVMLSQPIELGGKRGARIDVASRAQDAAGIEWERKRNALRADVIQAFNSARTAQQRLQLSRQSLQLAEHGLRVAQGRIEAGKSSPVEGTRAHVQLSEVRLELSRAERDRANAYQQLAQVMGAPLPTSTTVQAAAQSMPTVPSASRLLERLNETAELRLAKLQIDQREASLGLEKSQRIPDLTVSIGSQYSETERERVNVVGLSMPIPLFNRNQGNVLAAARRSDQARDLRNATELRLRTEIQTALEQWQTANGEVEAFNQTILPAAQSAVDSATRGFEMGKFGFLDVLDAQRTLISARSQYIQAVSEATDARVRIERIFGDLTVSP; from the coding sequence TTGCCCGGTTTAAAAGAGCGGACGGCGCGAGCACGCCTGAAAAAAACAGCGAGGACAGTGACGGCCAGCGTTGTGTGGCTGGCCGGCACGGGGCTTGTGCATGCATCGACCCTGACCCTCGATCAAGCCCTGCAAACGGCATTTGCCGGTAACCCGGATCTGGCGGCTGCGCAGTGGGAAATCGGCATCGCCGAGGGTGAGCGCAAACAGGCCGGTCTGATCCCCAACCCCGAAGTGTCGTGGGAGGCCGAAGACACCCGGCGCGATTCGCGAACCACCACGGTGATGCTCAGCCAACCGATCGAACTGGGCGGCAAACGTGGTGCACGGATCGACGTCGCCAGCCGCGCGCAGGACGCCGCCGGGATCGAGTGGGAGCGCAAGCGCAATGCCTTGCGCGCCGATGTGATTCAGGCGTTCAACAGCGCCCGGACCGCGCAACAACGCTTGCAGTTGTCCCGCCAGTCGCTGCAACTGGCCGAACACGGTTTGCGCGTCGCCCAAGGACGCATCGAGGCCGGCAAATCATCGCCAGTCGAAGGCACCCGGGCGCACGTGCAACTCTCCGAAGTGCGCCTGGAACTGAGCCGCGCCGAACGCGATCGGGCCAACGCCTACCAGCAATTGGCGCAGGTCATGGGCGCACCGTTGCCAACCTCGACCACCGTGCAAGCGGCCGCGCAAAGCATGCCCACCGTGCCATCGGCAAGTCGATTGCTGGAGCGCCTGAACGAGACCGCCGAGCTGCGTCTGGCCAAATTGCAGATCGATCAGCGCGAAGCCTCATTGGGTCTGGAAAAGTCGCAACGCATTCCCGACCTGACCGTGAGCATTGGCAGCCAATACAGCGAAACCGAGCGCGAACGGGTCAACGTGGTCGGGTTATCGATGCCGATTCCGTTGTTCAACCGTAATCAGGGCAACGTGCTGGCGGCTGCCCGGCGCAGTGATCAGGCACGGGATCTGCGCAACGCCACCGAACTGCGTTTACGCACGGAAATCCAGACCGCCCTTGAGCAATGGCAGACCGCCAACGGCGAAGTCGAAGCGTTCAACCAGACCATCCTGCCCGCCGCGCAAAGTGCGGTCGACAGCGCCACACGCGGTTTCGAAATGGGCAAGTTCGGCTTCCTCGATGTGCTCGACGCCCAGCGCACCCTGATCAGCGCACGCAGCCAATACATCCAGGCCGTCAGCGAGGCGACGGACGCGCGAGTACGCATCGAACGCATCTTCGGCGACCTCACCGTCAGCCCTTGA
- a CDS encoding GNAT family N-acetyltransferase produces the protein MFEIRKATQSDAQTAFDIRRLAIRHQCIGAYTEKQMLTWTSGAAEDGYCVLMEKYFYLGCVQGDPVATGMLDPENREIGAIFIHPDFMERGLGKRIVGFLEDLARDLGLVEVRLDATLNAADFYRRCGYIGEEPAVYHSPSGLQLACVPMVKKL, from the coding sequence ATGTTCGAAATTAGAAAAGCTACCCAAAGCGATGCCCAGACTGCATTCGACATACGGCGGCTAGCCATCCGACATCAATGCATCGGTGCCTATACCGAGAAGCAAATGCTGACCTGGACATCGGGGGCAGCAGAGGACGGTTACTGTGTGCTCATGGAAAAATATTTCTATCTGGGGTGCGTTCAGGGTGATCCTGTGGCGACAGGCATGCTGGATCCGGAGAACCGCGAAATCGGCGCAATCTTTATACATCCTGACTTTATGGAACGAGGCCTGGGTAAGCGTATCGTGGGCTTTCTCGAAGATCTGGCGCGGGATCTTGGCCTGGTGGAAGTCCGTCTGGATGCGACTTTGAATGCCGCCGACTTTTATCGACGCTGTGGTTACATTGGGGAGGAGCCCGCGGTTTACCATTCCCCCTCCGGTCTTCAACTGGCCTGCGTTCCTATGGTGAAGAAACTGTGA
- a CDS encoding efflux RND transporter periplasmic adaptor subunit: MEKKLIVVAAATLALGIGIGSMWPGNASIDAHADESAEHAGHAEEGAAANGEHIEEGHLELSTEQIAAAGIQLAEARAQNISLGLPFPGEVRFDEDRTAHVVPRVPGVVESVSVNLGQSVKKGQLLAVIASQQISDQRSEQAAAQRRLTLARTTYEREKKLWQDKISAEQDFLQARQALEEAEIALTNARQKISVLSGSVVATGGNRYELRAPFDGVVVEKHLTPGEVVDETSAAFTLSDLSRVWVTFGVSPKDLTKVQVGKPVTVSAPELNAEIAGTVAYVGSLLGEQTRTATVRVTLENPQGSWRPGLFVTALVATDSRQARVAVPETAIQTVEDKPTVFVRTDDGFKAQAVELGSRAAGLVEVTQGLEPGVQVASAGSFILKSELGKASAEHSH, encoded by the coding sequence ATGGAAAAAAAACTGATCGTGGTGGCTGCGGCGACGTTGGCGCTGGGCATTGGTATTGGCTCGATGTGGCCGGGCAATGCGTCCATCGACGCTCACGCCGATGAATCGGCGGAACACGCCGGTCACGCTGAAGAAGGCGCAGCAGCCAACGGTGAACATATAGAAGAAGGGCACCTGGAGCTGAGCACCGAACAGATCGCAGCGGCGGGCATTCAACTGGCCGAAGCGCGGGCGCAGAACATCAGCCTCGGCTTGCCGTTCCCCGGCGAAGTGCGCTTTGACGAAGACCGTACCGCGCACGTGGTGCCGCGCGTCCCTGGCGTGGTCGAGTCGGTGTCGGTCAATCTCGGGCAGTCGGTGAAGAAGGGCCAGTTGCTGGCGGTGATCGCCAGTCAGCAGATCTCTGATCAGCGCAGCGAACAGGCTGCCGCGCAGCGGCGCCTGACCTTGGCGCGCACCACCTACGAACGCGAGAAAAAACTGTGGCAGGACAAGATCTCCGCCGAGCAGGATTTCCTTCAGGCACGCCAGGCATTGGAAGAAGCCGAAATTGCCCTGACCAATGCCCGGCAAAAAATCAGTGTGCTCAGCGGCAGCGTGGTCGCCACCGGCGGCAATCGCTATGAACTGCGTGCGCCGTTCGACGGTGTGGTGGTGGAAAAACACCTGACGCCGGGGGAGGTGGTCGATGAAACCTCGGCGGCTTTTACCCTCTCCGACCTGTCGCGGGTGTGGGTGACGTTCGGCGTTTCGCCCAAGGATCTGACCAAGGTACAAGTGGGCAAACCGGTCACCGTCAGCGCCCCGGAACTCAATGCTGAAATCGCCGGCACCGTGGCCTACGTCGGCAGTTTGCTCGGTGAACAGACCCGCACTGCAACGGTCCGCGTGACCCTGGAAAATCCGCAAGGCTCGTGGCGCCCCGGCCTGTTCGTCACCGCGCTGGTGGCGACCGACAGTCGCCAAGCCAGGGTCGCCGTACCTGAAACCGCGATCCAGACCGTCGAGGACAAACCCACGGTGTTCGTGCGCACCGATGACGGCTTCAAGGCGCAAGCGGTGGAGTTGGGCAGTCGCGCGGCCGGTCTGGTGGAAGTCACCCAAGGGCTGGAACCGGGCGTGCAAGTCGCCAGTGCCGGCAGCTTCATCCTCAAATCGGAATTGGGCAAAGCCTCAGCCGAGCATTCTCATTGA
- a CDS encoding DUF2790 domain-containing protein, with protein sequence MKVFKWVAFAGALAMSLNALAEGGGDRTFERAFSANAKAMEQYAANQGKPAPVVKDYEYGMKLDVVKVVSVVRPQVACSVVPTAMTYEDSKGQLNTIKYTVAGDCRRQGG encoded by the coding sequence ATGAAAGTTTTTAAGTGGGTGGCGTTCGCCGGGGCGCTGGCGATGTCGTTGAATGCGCTGGCAGAAGGCGGCGGTGACCGGACGTTTGAGAGGGCGTTCAGTGCCAACGCCAAAGCCATGGAGCAGTACGCGGCCAACCAGGGTAAACCTGCGCCGGTGGTGAAAGACTACGAATACGGGATGAAACTGGATGTGGTCAAAGTGGTGAGCGTTGTGCGACCGCAAGTTGCCTGCTCCGTGGTGCCGACGGCCATGACCTATGAAGATTCAAAGGGCCAACTCAATACCATCAAATACACCGTGGCAGGCGATTGCCGCCGACAGGGCGGGTGA